From Jatrophihabitans sp., the proteins below share one genomic window:
- a CDS encoding alpha/beta hydrolase has product MDDTDQPAAGTVSRHRYGSDESQYGELYLPTGHRRPGTVIVIHGGFWKARYGADLGAPLAADLAARGWAAWNLEYRRVGNGGGWPNTLADVAAGIDLLADVSGADLSSSGTRSPELDLGRVVAIGHSAGGHLAAWAAARPGLPAGAVGAAPRVRLTGVIAQAGVLDLVQGAADDLGTGAVPRLLGGHPDEVPEPYQLASPLHRLPLGVPVRCLHARDDDTVPFSQSVDYVRAARAAGDDADVVEVTGGHFAVIDPAAPAWQAALELLPDLLG; this is encoded by the coding sequence GTGGACGACACGGATCAGCCAGCGGCCGGCACCGTCAGCCGGCACCGCTACGGCAGCGACGAGTCCCAGTACGGCGAGCTGTACCTGCCGACCGGACATAGGCGGCCGGGCACCGTGATCGTGATCCACGGCGGGTTCTGGAAGGCTCGCTACGGCGCCGATCTCGGCGCGCCGCTGGCCGCGGATCTCGCTGCCCGTGGCTGGGCCGCCTGGAACCTGGAGTACCGCCGGGTCGGCAACGGCGGTGGCTGGCCGAACACGCTGGCCGATGTGGCAGCCGGCATCGACCTGCTGGCCGACGTCAGCGGCGCCGATCTCAGCAGCTCCGGCACCCGGTCCCCCGAGCTCGACCTCGGCCGGGTGGTGGCGATCGGGCACTCGGCGGGCGGTCACCTCGCCGCCTGGGCAGCCGCCCGGCCGGGACTACCCGCGGGCGCGGTCGGGGCGGCACCCCGGGTCCGGCTGACCGGGGTGATCGCGCAGGCCGGCGTGCTGGACCTGGTCCAGGGAGCCGCCGACGACCTCGGGACCGGCGCCGTGCCCCGGCTGCTGGGCGGCCACCCCGATGAGGTGCCCGAGCCCTACCAGTTGGCCAGCCCACTGCACCGGCTGCCGCTGGGCGTCCCGGTGCGCTGCCTGCACGCCCGCGACGATGACACGGTGCCCTTCTCCCAGAGCGTCGACTACGTCCGGGCGGCCCGGGCGGCCGGTGACGACGCCGACGTGGTGGAGGTGACCGGCGGCCACTTCGCGGTGATCGACCCGGCCGCACCGGCCTGGCAGGCGGCCCTCGAACTGCTGCCGGACCTGCTGGGCTGA
- a CDS encoding acetyl-CoA C-acetyltransferase: MVTEAFVYDAIRTPRGRGKQTGSLHEVKPISLLVGLITEIQRRNPGLDPARIEDVVLGVVSPIGDQGAVIARTAAMAAGLTTSGAGVQVNRFCASGLEAVNLAAQKVRSGWEDLLLAGGVESMSRVPMGSDGGAWAMDPETAYATSFVPQGISADLIATLEGFSRSDVDSFAADSQTKAAKAQANGAFGRSLVPVRDRNGLTVLDHDEFPRPGTTVETLGKLPASFEGMGELGGFDAVAQQKYHWVERINHVHTAGNSSGIVDGAALMLIGSEQAGAELGLRPRARIVATGVVAQEPTIMLTGPAPAARKALAKAGLRVSQIDLFEVNEAFAAVVLKFLRDLDVPAEKVNVNGGAIALGHPLGATGAMILSTLIDELERRDQRYGLATLCVGGGMGVATIVERI, encoded by the coding sequence ATGGTTACCGAGGCATTCGTTTACGACGCGATCCGCACCCCACGCGGACGGGGCAAGCAGACCGGGTCGCTGCACGAGGTCAAGCCGATCTCGCTGCTGGTCGGCCTGATCACCGAGATCCAGCGGCGCAACCCCGGCCTGGACCCGGCCCGGATCGAGGACGTGGTCCTCGGCGTGGTGTCTCCGATCGGCGACCAGGGCGCGGTGATCGCCCGGACCGCCGCGATGGCGGCCGGCCTGACCACGTCCGGCGCGGGCGTCCAGGTCAACCGGTTCTGCGCCTCGGGCCTCGAAGCGGTCAACCTGGCCGCCCAGAAGGTCCGATCCGGCTGGGAGGACCTGCTGCTGGCCGGTGGGGTCGAGTCGATGTCGCGGGTGCCGATGGGCTCCGACGGCGGCGCCTGGGCGATGGACCCCGAGACCGCCTACGCCACCAGCTTCGTGCCGCAGGGCATCAGCGCCGACCTGATCGCGACCCTGGAGGGCTTCAGCAGGAGCGACGTCGACTCCTTCGCCGCGGACTCCCAGACCAAGGCCGCCAAGGCCCAGGCCAACGGCGCCTTCGGCCGGTCGCTGGTCCCGGTGCGCGACCGCAACGGCCTCACCGTGCTCGACCATGACGAGTTTCCGCGGCCGGGCACCACCGTCGAGACGCTGGGCAAGCTGCCGGCCTCGTTCGAGGGAATGGGCGAGCTGGGCGGCTTCGACGCGGTCGCCCAGCAGAAGTACCACTGGGTGGAACGGATCAACCACGTGCACACCGCCGGCAACTCCTCGGGCATCGTGGACGGGGCCGCGCTGATGCTGATCGGCAGCGAGCAGGCCGGCGCCGAGCTGGGCCTGCGGCCGCGAGCCCGGATCGTGGCGACCGGGGTGGTGGCCCAGGAGCCGACGATCATGCTGACCGGGCCGGCCCCGGCCGCCCGCAAGGCGCTGGCCAAGGCCGGTCTGCGCGTCTCCCAGATCGACCTCTTCGAAGTCAACGAGGCCTTCGCCGCCGTCGTGCTGAAGTTCCTGCGCGATCTGGACGTGCCGGCCGAGAAAGTCAACGTCAACGGCGGCGCGATCGCCCTCGGCCACCCGCTGGGCGCCACCGGGGCGATGATCCTGTCGACCCTGATCGACGAGCTGGAACGCCGCGACCAGCGCTACGGCCTGGCCACCCTCTGCGTGGGCGGCGGCATGGGCGTGGCCACGATCGTGGAGCGCATCTGA
- a CDS encoding 3-hydroxyacyl-CoA dehydrogenase NAD-binding domain-containing protein, giving the protein MTGSTGTTDTSRTTDTTRATGMIGWDLDADGVVTLTMDDPDQRANTMNAAFQDSLGPAVDRLYAEQDAITGVILTSAKDTFFAGGDLRLLSQVTDETAAEFFAAAEKLKAQLRRLETYPRPVVAALNGTALGGGLEIALACHHRIALECAKAEFGLPEVTLGLLPGGGGVIRTVRMLGIADALMKLLLKGQRLGPAEAVEVGIVDELAGTPDELLAAARRWIAANPRPAQPWDRKGYRIPGGTPANPSFAAMLPAFPANLRKQLKGAPMPAPHHILAVAVEGSQVDIDTALRIETRYLTDLVRGQVSKNMISAFWFDLNAINSGASRPAGFEPRQVSRVAVLGAGMMGAGIAYVAARNGIEVVLRDVSAAAAEKGKDYSRKLLDKAVSRGKVSQAERDQVLARITPTDSVAELAGCDLVIEAVFENLGLKHQVLAEVEPVVAPDALLGSNTSTLPITTLAEGVTRRQDFLGLHFFSPVDKLPLLEIIRGEQTSDSALARALDFARQIKKTPIVVGDSRGFFTSRVIGTFVNEALAMLGEGVHPATVEQATTQAGYPVGALQLADELNLELYAKIRHETRTAVAAAGGVLPAHPGEAVVDRMLDLGRPGRLRGAGFYDYDEAGKRTGLWPGLAAEFGGHGNPAEHELTELEERMLFVEALESVRCLEEGVLTTVADANIGSIMGIGFPPWTGGVLQYVNGYQGSTGRGVSGFLARAEQLAERHGDRFSPPPLLVKKAGNGESF; this is encoded by the coding sequence ATGACCGGCAGCACCGGCACGACCGACACGAGCAGGACGACCGACACGACCAGGGCGACCGGCATGATCGGCTGGGACCTCGACGCCGACGGCGTCGTGACGCTGACGATGGACGATCCCGACCAGCGTGCCAACACCATGAACGCCGCCTTCCAGGACTCCCTCGGCCCGGCCGTCGACCGGCTCTACGCCGAGCAGGACGCCATCACCGGCGTGATCCTGACCTCGGCCAAGGACACCTTCTTCGCCGGCGGTGACCTGCGGCTGCTCAGCCAGGTCACCGACGAGACCGCGGCCGAGTTCTTCGCCGCCGCCGAGAAGCTCAAGGCCCAGCTGCGCCGGCTCGAGACCTATCCCCGGCCGGTGGTCGCCGCGCTGAACGGCACCGCCCTGGGCGGCGGGCTGGAGATCGCGCTGGCCTGCCACCATCGGATCGCGCTGGAGTGCGCGAAGGCCGAGTTCGGACTGCCGGAGGTCACCCTCGGCCTGCTGCCCGGCGGCGGCGGGGTCATCCGGACGGTCCGGATGCTCGGCATCGCCGACGCCCTGATGAAGTTGCTGCTCAAGGGCCAGCGGCTGGGCCCGGCCGAAGCCGTCGAGGTCGGCATCGTCGACGAGCTGGCCGGCACTCCCGACGAGCTGCTGGCGGCGGCCCGGCGCTGGATCGCGGCCAACCCGCGGCCGGCGCAGCCGTGGGATCGCAAGGGTTACCGGATTCCCGGCGGCACCCCGGCCAACCCGTCGTTCGCGGCGATGCTGCCGGCCTTTCCCGCCAACCTGCGCAAGCAGCTCAAGGGCGCGCCGATGCCGGCGCCGCACCACATCCTGGCCGTCGCGGTGGAGGGCAGCCAGGTAGACATCGACACCGCGCTGCGGATCGAGACCCGCTACCTCACCGACCTGGTACGGGGCCAGGTCAGCAAGAACATGATCTCGGCGTTCTGGTTCGACCTGAACGCGATCAACTCCGGGGCCAGCCGGCCGGCCGGCTTCGAGCCCCGCCAGGTCAGCCGGGTCGCGGTGCTCGGCGCCGGCATGATGGGCGCCGGCATCGCCTACGTGGCGGCCCGAAACGGCATCGAGGTGGTGCTGCGCGACGTCTCCGCGGCGGCCGCGGAGAAGGGCAAGGACTACTCGCGCAAGCTGCTGGACAAGGCCGTCTCGCGCGGCAAGGTGAGCCAGGCAGAGCGCGATCAGGTGCTGGCCCGGATCACGCCGACCGACTCGGTGGCCGAGCTGGCCGGCTGCGACCTGGTCATCGAAGCGGTCTTTGAGAACCTCGGGCTCAAACACCAGGTGCTCGCCGAGGTCGAGCCGGTGGTGGCGCCGGACGCGCTGCTCGGCTCCAACACCTCCACGCTGCCGATCACCACCCTGGCCGAGGGCGTCACCCGCCGGCAGGACTTTCTCGGCCTGCACTTCTTCTCACCGGTGGACAAGCTGCCGCTGCTGGAGATCATCCGGGGTGAGCAGACCTCGGACTCCGCGCTCGCGCGGGCCCTGGACTTCGCCCGCCAGATCAAGAAGACCCCGATCGTCGTCGGAGACAGCCGGGGCTTCTTCACCAGCCGGGTGATCGGCACCTTCGTCAACGAGGCGCTGGCGATGCTCGGTGAGGGCGTGCACCCGGCCACCGTCGAGCAGGCCACCACCCAGGCCGGTTACCCGGTCGGGGCGCTGCAGCTGGCCGACGAGCTCAACCTCGAGCTGTACGCCAAGATCCGCCACGAGACCCGGACCGCGGTGGCCGCCGCGGGCGGCGTGCTGCCCGCCCATCCCGGCGAAGCGGTGGTGGACCGGATGCTGGACCTCGGACGTCCCGGCCGGCTTCGCGGCGCCGGCTTCTACGACTACGACGAGGCTGGTAAGCGCACCGGCCTCTGGCCCGGCCTGGCCGCGGAGTTCGGGGGCCACGGCAACCCGGCCGAGCACGAGCTGACCGAGCTGGAAGAGCGGATGCTGTTCGTCGAGGCGCTGGAGTCGGTGCGCTGCCTGGAGGAAGGCGTGCTCACCACGGTCGCCGACGCCAACATCGGCTCGATCATGGGCATCGGATTTCCGCCCTGGACCGGCGGCGTGCTGCAGTACGTCAACGGCTACCAGGGCTCGACCGGCCGCGGCGTGTCGGGCTTCCTCGCCCGAGCCGAGCAGCTCGCCGAACGCCACGGCGACCGGTTCAGCCCGCCGCCGTTGCTGGTCAAGAAGGCCGGCAACGGCGAGAGCTTCTGA
- a CDS encoding CaiB/BaiF CoA-transferase family protein, giving the protein MPDAPGASRHVEPTPGPLNGISVLELPAIGPVPFLGMLLADLGAEVIRIDRLNPGVDPLTTILGPTGPLGRGRRSVALDLRQPAGAAVALDLVAGMDVLIEGFRPGVAERLGIGPKQALERNPRLVYGRMTGWGQDGPQARTAGHDITYLAVSGLLHGIGPAVGPPTPPANYIGDFGGGAMSLAVGLLAAVLSARSTGAGQVVDASMVDGAAYLATMVRTLHGHGLWRDERQANIFDGGVPHYRCYTCSDGRYVAVGALEPKFWDELLTTLGLDPATTPSPLDPGHAAELVDLLAGIFAGRPRDEWAELFAGSDACVAPVLTLAEAPEHPNNQARGSYVEVAGVQVASPVPRFSATPATVAGPPPALGADTEQVLTELGYSAGRLAELRAAGVLGNTEEAPRIPGN; this is encoded by the coding sequence ATGCCGGACGCACCCGGCGCCAGCAGGCACGTCGAGCCGACGCCCGGCCCGCTGAACGGCATCAGCGTCCTGGAGCTGCCTGCGATCGGGCCGGTGCCCTTTCTCGGGATGCTGCTGGCCGATCTCGGCGCCGAGGTGATCCGGATCGACCGGCTGAACCCCGGCGTCGATCCGCTGACGACCATCCTCGGCCCGACCGGCCCGCTCGGGCGCGGCCGCAGATCGGTGGCGCTGGACCTGCGCCAGCCGGCCGGCGCGGCGGTGGCGCTGGACCTGGTGGCCGGCATGGACGTGCTCATCGAAGGGTTCCGGCCCGGAGTGGCCGAGCGGTTGGGCATCGGGCCGAAGCAGGCGCTGGAGCGCAACCCCCGACTGGTCTACGGGCGGATGACCGGCTGGGGCCAGGACGGCCCGCAGGCGCGGACCGCCGGCCATGACATCACCTACCTGGCCGTCTCGGGGCTGCTGCACGGCATCGGCCCGGCGGTCGGCCCGCCGACCCCGCCGGCCAACTACATCGGCGACTTCGGCGGCGGGGCCATGTCACTGGCTGTCGGGTTACTGGCAGCGGTGCTCAGCGCCCGGTCCACCGGGGCCGGCCAGGTCGTCGACGCCTCGATGGTCGACGGGGCCGCCTACCTGGCGACCATGGTGCGCACCCTGCACGGCCACGGCCTGTGGCGGGACGAGCGGCAGGCCAACATCTTCGACGGCGGCGTGCCGCACTACCGCTGCTACACCTGCTCGGACGGCCGGTACGTCGCGGTCGGCGCGCTGGAGCCGAAATTCTGGGACGAGCTGCTCACCACTCTCGGGCTGGATCCGGCCACCACCCCGTCACCGCTGGACCCGGGGCACGCGGCGGAGCTGGTGGACCTGCTGGCCGGGATCTTCGCCGGCCGGCCGCGCGATGAGTGGGCTGAGCTGTTCGCCGGCTCCGACGCCTGCGTGGCGCCGGTGCTGACCCTGGCCGAAGCTCCTGAGCACCCGAACAACCAGGCCCGCGGCTCCTACGTCGAGGTGGCCGGAGTTCAGGTCGCCAGTCCCGTGCCGCGATTCAGCGCGACTCCCGCGACGGTGGCCGGGCCGCCGCCGGCGCTGGGGGCCGACACCGAGCAGGTGCTCACCGAGCTGGGCTACTCCGCCGGCCGGCTCGCCGAGCTGCGAGCGGCCGGCGTCCTGGGCAACACCGAGGAAGCACCGCGAATACCAGGAAACTGA
- a CDS encoding VOC family protein, with product MFDTAQAFSGFSVNDVDAAKKFYGETLQVPFTEDHGMLKLHLGPGKDVLVYPKGDEHVPAEYTMLNFAVDDIDSAVEKLRSVGITPEPFDGVDDKGVMRLGGPPIAWFKDPAGNICSVIQED from the coding sequence ATGTTCGACACGGCACAAGCATTCAGCGGCTTCTCGGTGAACGACGTCGACGCCGCCAAGAAGTTCTACGGTGAGACCCTGCAGGTCCCGTTCACCGAGGATCACGGGATGCTCAAGCTCCATCTCGGCCCCGGCAAGGACGTCCTGGTGTACCCGAAGGGTGATGAGCACGTGCCCGCGGAGTACACCATGCTGAACTTCGCCGTCGATGACATCGACTCGGCCGTGGAGAAGTTGCGGTCAGTGGGCATCACACCCGAGCCGTTCGACGGCGTGGACGACAAGGGCGTCATGCGGCTCGGCGGGCCGCCGATCGCCTGGTTCAAGGATCCGGCCGGCAACATCTGCTCGGTGATCCAGGAGGACTGA